The Xiphias gladius isolate SHS-SW01 ecotype Sanya breed wild chromosome 9, ASM1685928v1, whole genome shotgun sequence genome window below encodes:
- the slc38a10 gene encoding putative sodium-coupled neutral amino acid transporter 10 isoform X1, translating into MTASNSGLIMNVVNSIVGVSVLTMPFCFKQCGIVLGTILLFFCSWMTHKSCMFLVNTASNTKRRTYAGLAFHAYGKPGKTLVETSMIGLMLGTCIAFYVVIADLGSNFFAQLLGLQVTGSFRVLLLIAVSLFIVLPLSLQRNMMSSIQSFSAMALIFYTLFMFTMVLSSFKHGLLSGWWLGQVNVVRWEGVFRCLPICGMAFACQSQVLPTYDSLDEPSVKRMSTIFTSALNVVTIFYITVGFFGYVSFTENIAGNVLMNFPSNLVTEMIRVGFMMSVAVGFPMMILPCRQAINTMLFEQQQKDGTFAAGGYMPPLRFKMITLCIVFGTMLGGILIPNVETILGLTGATMGSLICFICPALIYKKIQKNSIIAQLVLWVGLGILLISTFTTLSISASSPGTRVQAPSPPAPDKNNLPLLDPREPHDNPPNKKAVEIEKPDLPAVELVHPVERDQAEPPQIKGPVELPERKKEEEAQLNRPDAGVALPEGEAHRHEPPIPHDEVKVDIRKEDKKQPVGGGEQEPKRDGEHGLGNAEKVEEKKDKKIEENPKPVEVFVRKEQADLGGGEVLSNEVLDNPVAGAGKKQDVLPLQEVEKLDSVKDPLAENAVVVANQAAVVQVDKVVKAPDVPGKPQLPEGEHRPAVDEVPAADSKDTADEKMDVIKKLVAEGQLDHAVLLQVIKEQQVQQKRLLDQQEKLLAVIEEQHKEIHQKQPAGAAEGEAEKGIPEHLEVMEGGKHKDSGLALDLKQPKEAAGAEDRAPQGGVVGPHAVAQNQAQAGHKVAEAGAPKGAVPAAYKEDFPVAPGGDSHKQNELGARGVPLGKKTTNDHQPVPQNDQVAQLKDEEGTLDKEKEKIGNDKKQQIEKEVQARLEKEQFEREVKEKMARERELEEERVARERIEKEVQARLEKERLERERNEKLAEEQELEKDRAEEDKLAQQKAADERLQQEIKKADNEILERVRKEKEAEEAQERLAQLERVIEAQKAEKAAQGAEREDGQALKKGGRDLKEKVAAQADPGEGAEDGAVKAKAHPQGSHEKVRDQGEMDLRRRRRAVGPKEAGGPPEETGVSRGMPGLEPLLELGGSDLHAALEEQLLAGAMVHSRQIKQASEDEGAK; encoded by the exons ATGACGGCGTCCAACTCGGGTCTTATCATGAACGTGGTGAACAGCATCGTCGGAGTCAGTGTGCTCACCATGCCCTTCTGCTTCAAACAG TGTGGGATAGTGCTGGGAACAATACTGTTGTTCTTCTGTTCCTGGATGACCCACAAGTCTTGCATGTTCCTGGTCAACACAGCCAGCAACACCAAACGAAGGACCTATGCTGGATTGG CCTTCCATGCTTACGGTAAACCAGGAAAAACGCTGGTGGAGACGAG TATGATTGGGTTGATGTTGGGGACCTGTATTGCCTTCTACGTTGTTATTGCGGATTTGGGCTCCAATTTCTTCGCTCAGCTGTTGGGTTTACAG GTGACCGGCAGTTTTcgtgtgctgctgctgattgcTGTGTCTCTGTTCATCGTGCTGCCGCTGAGTCTGCAGAGGAACATGATGTCCTCCATCCAGTCCTTCTCTGCCATGGCTCTCATTTTCTACACTCTCTTCATGTTCACG ATGGTGCTGTCCTCGTTCAAACACGGGCTGCTCAGCGGCTGGTGGCTAGGGCAGGTCAATGTGGTGCGCTGGGAGGGTGTGTTTCGCTGTCTCCCCATCTGTGGGATGGCCTTCGCCTGTCAGTC GCAGGTGCTGCCGACCTACGACAGCCTGGATGAGCCGTCTGTTAAACGCATGAGCACCATCTTCACCTCGGCGCTCAACGTAGTCACCATCTTCTACATCACT GTGGGGTTCTTTGGCTACGTCagcttcacagaaaacattGCGGGCAACGTGCTGATGAACTTCCCCTCCAACCTGGTGACGGAAATGATTCGCGTGGGCTTTATGATGTCTGTGGCCGTGGGATTCCCAATGATGATCTTGCCCTGCCGCCAGGCCATCAACACCATGCTTTTTGAGCAGCAG CAGAAGGATGGGACGTTTGCTGCCGGGGGATACATGCCTCCCCTTCGCTTCAAGATGATCACCCTCTGCATTGTGTTTGGCACCATGCTGGGAGGCATTCTCATTCCCAACG tgGAAACCATTTTGGGTCTGACTGGAGCCACCATGGGCAGCCTCATCTGCTTCATATGCCCTGCTCTCATCTACAAAAAAATCCAGAAGAATAGCATCATTGCTCAG CTGGTGCTTTGGGTGGGTTTGGGCATCCTGCTGATCAGCACCTTTACCACTCTCTCAATCTCAGCAAGTAGCCCTGGCACCAGAGTCCAAGCCCCTTCTCCTCCAGCACCTGACAAGAACAACCTGCCGCTGCTAGACCCCCGTGAACCGCACG ACAATCCTCCAAACAAAAAGGCAGTGGAAATAGAAAAGCCTGACCTCCCAGCTGTGGAGTTGGTGCACCCTGTGGAGAGGGACCAGGCCGAGCCCCCCCAGATTAAAGGACCAGTGGAACTACctgagaggaagaaggaggaagaggcgCAGTTGAACCGTCCTGATGCTG GTGTCGCGTTGCCAGAGGGAGAGGCCCATCGCCATGAACCACCAATCCCTCATGATGAGGTCAAAGTAGACATAAGAAAGGAGGACAAGAAACAACCtgttggaggaggagagcaagaacccaaaagagatggagagcaTGGTTTAGGGAATGCTGAGaaggtggaagaaaaaaaagacaaaaagattgAAGAGAACCCAAAGCCTGTAGAGGTGTTTGTGAGGAAAGAGCAAGCAGATTTGGGTGGAGGTGAAGTCCTGTCCAATGAGGTGCTGGATAACCCGGTGGCAGGAGCAGGCAAAAAGCAGGATGTTCTCCCGCTACAGGAAGTGGAGAAGCTCGATTCTGTGAAAGATCCTCTGGCAGAGAATGCAGTCGTGGTGGCCAATCAGGCTGCGGTTGTACAAGTCGATAAAGTGGTCAAAGCTCCAGATGTTCCAGGGAAAC CTCAACTTCCTGAAGGAGAGCATCGTCCTGCTGTAGATGAGGTtccagctgcagacagcaaAGATACAGCAGACGAAAAGATGGACG TGATAAAAAAGTTGGTTGCAG AGGGCCAGCTCGACCACGCAGTGCTACTGCAGGTGATTAAGGAGCAACAAGTGCAACAGAAGAGACTTCTAGACCAGCAGGAAAAACTGCTGGCCGTCATAGAAGAGCAACACAAGGAAATCCACCAGAAACAGCCGGCTG GTGCTGCTGAAGGCGAGGCAGAGAAAGGCATCCCGGAGCACTTGGAGGTGATGGAAGGTGGAAAGCACAAGGACTCTGGACTGGCCTTAGACCTGAAGCAGCCCAAGGAAGCAGCTGGAGCTGAAGACAGAGCTCCACAGGGTGGAGTGGTTGGACCCCACGCTGTGGCCCAGAATCAAGCTCAGGCTGGGCATAAGGTTGCTGAGGCCGGGGCACCTAAAGGAGCTGTTCCAGCTGCCTACAAGGAGGATTTCCCTGTTGCACCTGGAGGAGATTCTCATAAACAGAATGAGCTGGGGGCGAGGGGAGTTCCACTGGGAAAGAAAACAACCAATGACCATCAGCCTGTGCCTCAAAATGATCAGGTAGCCCAACTTAAAGATGAAGAAGGAACCCTAGataaggaaaaggagaaaattggaaatgataaaaaacaacagatagaGAAAGAGGTTCAGGCAAGACTGGAAAAAGAACAGTTTGAGAGGGaggtaaaggaaaaaatggCCAGAGAGCGGGAGTTAGAGGAGGAAAGAGTAGCGAGAGAAAGGATAGAGAAAGAAGTGCAGGCAAGGTTGGAAAAAGAACggctggaaagagagagaaatgaaaagctgGCCGAAGAacaggagctggagaaagacagagcagaAGAAGATAAACTTGCACAGCAGAAAGCTGCAGATGAGAGGCTCCAGCAGGAGATTAAGAAAGCAGACAATGAAATACTTGAGAgagtgaggaaagaaaaggaggcagaggaggctCAGGAGAGGCTGGCCCAGCTGGAGCGAGTCATAGAAGCCCAGAAAGCTGAGAAAGCTGCACAGGGAGCTGAAAGAGAAGACGGCCAAGCTTTGAAGAAAGGAGGACGAGACCTCAAAGAGAAAGTTGCTGCTCAGGCGGACCCCGGAGAAGGTGCTGAAGACGGGGCTGTCAAAGCCAAGGCTCACCCTCAGGGCTCCCATGAGAAGGTCAGGGATCAGGGGGAGATGGATCTAAGACGGAGGCGCAGGGCAGTGGGACCTAAAGAGGCTGGAGGGCCCCCAGAGGAGACTGGTGTGTCCAGGGGGATGCCTGGGCTGGAGCCCCTGCTGGAGCTGGGGGGCTCAGACCTGCACGCGGCCCTGGAGGAGCAGCTACTGGCCGGGGCGATGGTGCATTCACGGCAGATTAAACAGGCCTCAGAGGATGAGGGAGCGAAATAA
- the slc38a10 gene encoding putative sodium-coupled neutral amino acid transporter 10 isoform X3, with protein MTASNSGLIMNVVNSIVGVSVLTMPFCFKQCGIVLGTILLFFCSWMTHKSCMFLVNTASNTKRRTYAGLAFHAYGKPGKTLVETSMIGLMLGTCIAFYVVIADLGSNFFAQLLGLQVTGSFRVLLLIAVSLFIVLPLSLQRNMMSSIQSFSAMALIFYTLFMFTMVLSSFKHGLLSGWWLGQVNVVRWEGVFRCLPICGMAFACQSQVLPTYDSLDEPSVKRMSTIFTSALNVVTIFYITVGFFGYVSFTENIAGNVLMNFPSNLVTEMIRVGFMMSVAVGFPMMILPCRQAINTMLFEQQQKDGTFAAGGYMPPLRFKMITLCIVFGTMLGGILIPNVETILGLTGATMGSLICFICPALIYKKIQKNSIIAQLVLWVGLGILLISTFTTLSISASSPGTRVQAPSPPAPDKNNLPLLDPREPHDNPPNKKAVEIEKPDLPAVELVHPVERDQAEPPQIKGPVELPERKKEEEAQLNRPDAGVALPEGEAHRHEPPIPHDEVKVDIRKEDKKQPVGGGEQEPKRDGEHGLGNAEKVEEKKDKKIEENPKPVEVFVRKEQADLGGGEVLSNEVLDNPVAGAGKKQDVLPLQEVEKLDSVKDPLAENAVVVANQAAVVQVDKVVKAPDVPGKPQLPEGEHRPAVDEVPAADSKDTADEKMDEGQLDHAVLLQVIKEQQVQQKRLLDQQEKLLAVIEEQHKEIHQKQPAGAAEGEAEKGIPEHLEVMEGGKHKDSGLALDLKQPKEAAGAEDRAPQGGVVGPHAVAQNQAQAGHKVAEAGAPKGAVPAAYKEDFPVAPGGDSHKQNELGARGVPLGKKTTNDHQPVPQNDQVAQLKDEEGTLDKEKEKIGNDKKQQIEKEVQARLEKEQFEREVKEKMARERELEEERVARERIEKEVQARLEKERLERERNEKLAEEQELEKDRAEEDKLAQQKAADERLQQEIKKADNEILERVRKEKEAEEAQERLAQLERVIEAQKAEKAAQGAEREDGQALKKGGRDLKEKVAAQADPGEGAEDGAVKAKAHPQGSHEKVRDQGEMDLRRRRRAVGPKEAGGPPEETGVSRGMPGLEPLLELGGSDLHAALEEQLLAGAMVHSRQIKQASEDEGAK; from the exons ATGACGGCGTCCAACTCGGGTCTTATCATGAACGTGGTGAACAGCATCGTCGGAGTCAGTGTGCTCACCATGCCCTTCTGCTTCAAACAG TGTGGGATAGTGCTGGGAACAATACTGTTGTTCTTCTGTTCCTGGATGACCCACAAGTCTTGCATGTTCCTGGTCAACACAGCCAGCAACACCAAACGAAGGACCTATGCTGGATTGG CCTTCCATGCTTACGGTAAACCAGGAAAAACGCTGGTGGAGACGAG TATGATTGGGTTGATGTTGGGGACCTGTATTGCCTTCTACGTTGTTATTGCGGATTTGGGCTCCAATTTCTTCGCTCAGCTGTTGGGTTTACAG GTGACCGGCAGTTTTcgtgtgctgctgctgattgcTGTGTCTCTGTTCATCGTGCTGCCGCTGAGTCTGCAGAGGAACATGATGTCCTCCATCCAGTCCTTCTCTGCCATGGCTCTCATTTTCTACACTCTCTTCATGTTCACG ATGGTGCTGTCCTCGTTCAAACACGGGCTGCTCAGCGGCTGGTGGCTAGGGCAGGTCAATGTGGTGCGCTGGGAGGGTGTGTTTCGCTGTCTCCCCATCTGTGGGATGGCCTTCGCCTGTCAGTC GCAGGTGCTGCCGACCTACGACAGCCTGGATGAGCCGTCTGTTAAACGCATGAGCACCATCTTCACCTCGGCGCTCAACGTAGTCACCATCTTCTACATCACT GTGGGGTTCTTTGGCTACGTCagcttcacagaaaacattGCGGGCAACGTGCTGATGAACTTCCCCTCCAACCTGGTGACGGAAATGATTCGCGTGGGCTTTATGATGTCTGTGGCCGTGGGATTCCCAATGATGATCTTGCCCTGCCGCCAGGCCATCAACACCATGCTTTTTGAGCAGCAG CAGAAGGATGGGACGTTTGCTGCCGGGGGATACATGCCTCCCCTTCGCTTCAAGATGATCACCCTCTGCATTGTGTTTGGCACCATGCTGGGAGGCATTCTCATTCCCAACG tgGAAACCATTTTGGGTCTGACTGGAGCCACCATGGGCAGCCTCATCTGCTTCATATGCCCTGCTCTCATCTACAAAAAAATCCAGAAGAATAGCATCATTGCTCAG CTGGTGCTTTGGGTGGGTTTGGGCATCCTGCTGATCAGCACCTTTACCACTCTCTCAATCTCAGCAAGTAGCCCTGGCACCAGAGTCCAAGCCCCTTCTCCTCCAGCACCTGACAAGAACAACCTGCCGCTGCTAGACCCCCGTGAACCGCACG ACAATCCTCCAAACAAAAAGGCAGTGGAAATAGAAAAGCCTGACCTCCCAGCTGTGGAGTTGGTGCACCCTGTGGAGAGGGACCAGGCCGAGCCCCCCCAGATTAAAGGACCAGTGGAACTACctgagaggaagaaggaggaagaggcgCAGTTGAACCGTCCTGATGCTG GTGTCGCGTTGCCAGAGGGAGAGGCCCATCGCCATGAACCACCAATCCCTCATGATGAGGTCAAAGTAGACATAAGAAAGGAGGACAAGAAACAACCtgttggaggaggagagcaagaacccaaaagagatggagagcaTGGTTTAGGGAATGCTGAGaaggtggaagaaaaaaaagacaaaaagattgAAGAGAACCCAAAGCCTGTAGAGGTGTTTGTGAGGAAAGAGCAAGCAGATTTGGGTGGAGGTGAAGTCCTGTCCAATGAGGTGCTGGATAACCCGGTGGCAGGAGCAGGCAAAAAGCAGGATGTTCTCCCGCTACAGGAAGTGGAGAAGCTCGATTCTGTGAAAGATCCTCTGGCAGAGAATGCAGTCGTGGTGGCCAATCAGGCTGCGGTTGTACAAGTCGATAAAGTGGTCAAAGCTCCAGATGTTCCAGGGAAAC CTCAACTTCCTGAAGGAGAGCATCGTCCTGCTGTAGATGAGGTtccagctgcagacagcaaAGATACAGCAGACGAAAAGATGGACG AGGGCCAGCTCGACCACGCAGTGCTACTGCAGGTGATTAAGGAGCAACAAGTGCAACAGAAGAGACTTCTAGACCAGCAGGAAAAACTGCTGGCCGTCATAGAAGAGCAACACAAGGAAATCCACCAGAAACAGCCGGCTG GTGCTGCTGAAGGCGAGGCAGAGAAAGGCATCCCGGAGCACTTGGAGGTGATGGAAGGTGGAAAGCACAAGGACTCTGGACTGGCCTTAGACCTGAAGCAGCCCAAGGAAGCAGCTGGAGCTGAAGACAGAGCTCCACAGGGTGGAGTGGTTGGACCCCACGCTGTGGCCCAGAATCAAGCTCAGGCTGGGCATAAGGTTGCTGAGGCCGGGGCACCTAAAGGAGCTGTTCCAGCTGCCTACAAGGAGGATTTCCCTGTTGCACCTGGAGGAGATTCTCATAAACAGAATGAGCTGGGGGCGAGGGGAGTTCCACTGGGAAAGAAAACAACCAATGACCATCAGCCTGTGCCTCAAAATGATCAGGTAGCCCAACTTAAAGATGAAGAAGGAACCCTAGataaggaaaaggagaaaattggaaatgataaaaaacaacagatagaGAAAGAGGTTCAGGCAAGACTGGAAAAAGAACAGTTTGAGAGGGaggtaaaggaaaaaatggCCAGAGAGCGGGAGTTAGAGGAGGAAAGAGTAGCGAGAGAAAGGATAGAGAAAGAAGTGCAGGCAAGGTTGGAAAAAGAACggctggaaagagagagaaatgaaaagctgGCCGAAGAacaggagctggagaaagacagagcagaAGAAGATAAACTTGCACAGCAGAAAGCTGCAGATGAGAGGCTCCAGCAGGAGATTAAGAAAGCAGACAATGAAATACTTGAGAgagtgaggaaagaaaaggaggcagaggaggctCAGGAGAGGCTGGCCCAGCTGGAGCGAGTCATAGAAGCCCAGAAAGCTGAGAAAGCTGCACAGGGAGCTGAAAGAGAAGACGGCCAAGCTTTGAAGAAAGGAGGACGAGACCTCAAAGAGAAAGTTGCTGCTCAGGCGGACCCCGGAGAAGGTGCTGAAGACGGGGCTGTCAAAGCCAAGGCTCACCCTCAGGGCTCCCATGAGAAGGTCAGGGATCAGGGGGAGATGGATCTAAGACGGAGGCGCAGGGCAGTGGGACCTAAAGAGGCTGGAGGGCCCCCAGAGGAGACTGGTGTGTCCAGGGGGATGCCTGGGCTGGAGCCCCTGCTGGAGCTGGGGGGCTCAGACCTGCACGCGGCCCTGGAGGAGCAGCTACTGGCCGGGGCGATGGTGCATTCACGGCAGATTAAACAGGCCTCAGAGGATGAGGGAGCGAAATAA
- the slc38a10 gene encoding putative sodium-coupled neutral amino acid transporter 10 isoform X4, whose product MTASNSGLIMNVVNSIVGVSVLTMPFCFKQCGIVLGTILLFFCSWMTHKSCMFLVNTASNTKRRTYAGLAFHAYGKPGKTLVETSMIGLMLGTCIAFYVVIADLGSNFFAQLLGLQVTGSFRVLLLIAVSLFIVLPLSLQRNMMSSIQSFSAMALIFYTLFMFTIVLSSLRYGIISGSWVERVHLWRFKGVIQCLPIIATTFCCHPQVLPTYDSLDEPSVKRMSTIFTSALNVVTIFYITVGFFGYVSFTENIAGNVLMNFPSNLVTEMIRVGFMMSVAVGFPMMILPCRQAINTMLFEQQQKDGTFAAGGYMPPLRFKMITLCIVFGTMLGGILIPNVETILGLTGATMGSLICFICPALIYKKIQKNSIIAQLVLWVGLGILLISTFTTLSISASSPGTRVQAPSPPAPDKNNLPLLDPREPHDNPPNKKAVEIEKPDLPAVELVHPVERDQAEPPQIKGPVELPERKKEEEAQLNRPDAGVALPEGEAHRHEPPIPHDEVKVDIRKEDKKQPVGGGEQEPKRDGEHGLGNAEKVEEKKDKKIEENPKPVEVFVRKEQADLGGGEVLSNEVLDNPVAGAGKKQDVLPLQEVEKLDSVKDPLAENAVVVANQAAVVQVDKVVKAPDVPGKPQLPEGEHRPAVDEVPAADSKDTADEKMDEGQLDHAVLLQVIKEQQVQQKRLLDQQEKLLAVIEEQHKEIHQKQPAGAAEGEAEKGIPEHLEVMEGGKHKDSGLALDLKQPKEAAGAEDRAPQGGVVGPHAVAQNQAQAGHKVAEAGAPKGAVPAAYKEDFPVAPGGDSHKQNELGARGVPLGKKTTNDHQPVPQNDQVAQLKDEEGTLDKEKEKIGNDKKQQIEKEVQARLEKEQFEREVKEKMARERELEEERVARERIEKEVQARLEKERLERERNEKLAEEQELEKDRAEEDKLAQQKAADERLQQEIKKADNEILERVRKEKEAEEAQERLAQLERVIEAQKAEKAAQGAEREDGQALKKGGRDLKEKVAAQADPGEGAEDGAVKAKAHPQGSHEKVRDQGEMDLRRRRRAVGPKEAGGPPEETGVSRGMPGLEPLLELGGSDLHAALEEQLLAGAMVHSRQIKQASEDEGAK is encoded by the exons ATGACGGCGTCCAACTCGGGTCTTATCATGAACGTGGTGAACAGCATCGTCGGAGTCAGTGTGCTCACCATGCCCTTCTGCTTCAAACAG TGTGGGATAGTGCTGGGAACAATACTGTTGTTCTTCTGTTCCTGGATGACCCACAAGTCTTGCATGTTCCTGGTCAACACAGCCAGCAACACCAAACGAAGGACCTATGCTGGATTGG CCTTCCATGCTTACGGTAAACCAGGAAAAACGCTGGTGGAGACGAG TATGATTGGGTTGATGTTGGGGACCTGTATTGCCTTCTACGTTGTTATTGCGGATTTGGGCTCCAATTTCTTCGCTCAGCTGTTGGGTTTACAG GTGACCGGCAGTTTTcgtgtgctgctgctgattgcTGTGTCTCTGTTCATCGTGCTGCCGCTGAGTCTGCAGAGGAACATGATGTCCTCCATCCAGTCCTTCTCTGCCATGGCTCTCATTTTCTACACTCTCTTCATGTTCACG ATAGTGTTGTCGTCTCTGCGCTACGGCATAATCTCAGGCTCCTGGGTGGAGCGGGTTCACCTGTGGCGCTTCAAGGGCGTCATTCAGTGCCTGCCCATTATCGCCACAACCTTCTGCTGTCACCC GCAGGTGCTGCCGACCTACGACAGCCTGGATGAGCCGTCTGTTAAACGCATGAGCACCATCTTCACCTCGGCGCTCAACGTAGTCACCATCTTCTACATCACT GTGGGGTTCTTTGGCTACGTCagcttcacagaaaacattGCGGGCAACGTGCTGATGAACTTCCCCTCCAACCTGGTGACGGAAATGATTCGCGTGGGCTTTATGATGTCTGTGGCCGTGGGATTCCCAATGATGATCTTGCCCTGCCGCCAGGCCATCAACACCATGCTTTTTGAGCAGCAG CAGAAGGATGGGACGTTTGCTGCCGGGGGATACATGCCTCCCCTTCGCTTCAAGATGATCACCCTCTGCATTGTGTTTGGCACCATGCTGGGAGGCATTCTCATTCCCAACG tgGAAACCATTTTGGGTCTGACTGGAGCCACCATGGGCAGCCTCATCTGCTTCATATGCCCTGCTCTCATCTACAAAAAAATCCAGAAGAATAGCATCATTGCTCAG CTGGTGCTTTGGGTGGGTTTGGGCATCCTGCTGATCAGCACCTTTACCACTCTCTCAATCTCAGCAAGTAGCCCTGGCACCAGAGTCCAAGCCCCTTCTCCTCCAGCACCTGACAAGAACAACCTGCCGCTGCTAGACCCCCGTGAACCGCACG ACAATCCTCCAAACAAAAAGGCAGTGGAAATAGAAAAGCCTGACCTCCCAGCTGTGGAGTTGGTGCACCCTGTGGAGAGGGACCAGGCCGAGCCCCCCCAGATTAAAGGACCAGTGGAACTACctgagaggaagaaggaggaagaggcgCAGTTGAACCGTCCTGATGCTG GTGTCGCGTTGCCAGAGGGAGAGGCCCATCGCCATGAACCACCAATCCCTCATGATGAGGTCAAAGTAGACATAAGAAAGGAGGACAAGAAACAACCtgttggaggaggagagcaagaacccaaaagagatggagagcaTGGTTTAGGGAATGCTGAGaaggtggaagaaaaaaaagacaaaaagattgAAGAGAACCCAAAGCCTGTAGAGGTGTTTGTGAGGAAAGAGCAAGCAGATTTGGGTGGAGGTGAAGTCCTGTCCAATGAGGTGCTGGATAACCCGGTGGCAGGAGCAGGCAAAAAGCAGGATGTTCTCCCGCTACAGGAAGTGGAGAAGCTCGATTCTGTGAAAGATCCTCTGGCAGAGAATGCAGTCGTGGTGGCCAATCAGGCTGCGGTTGTACAAGTCGATAAAGTGGTCAAAGCTCCAGATGTTCCAGGGAAAC CTCAACTTCCTGAAGGAGAGCATCGTCCTGCTGTAGATGAGGTtccagctgcagacagcaaAGATACAGCAGACGAAAAGATGGACG AGGGCCAGCTCGACCACGCAGTGCTACTGCAGGTGATTAAGGAGCAACAAGTGCAACAGAAGAGACTTCTAGACCAGCAGGAAAAACTGCTGGCCGTCATAGAAGAGCAACACAAGGAAATCCACCAGAAACAGCCGGCTG GTGCTGCTGAAGGCGAGGCAGAGAAAGGCATCCCGGAGCACTTGGAGGTGATGGAAGGTGGAAAGCACAAGGACTCTGGACTGGCCTTAGACCTGAAGCAGCCCAAGGAAGCAGCTGGAGCTGAAGACAGAGCTCCACAGGGTGGAGTGGTTGGACCCCACGCTGTGGCCCAGAATCAAGCTCAGGCTGGGCATAAGGTTGCTGAGGCCGGGGCACCTAAAGGAGCTGTTCCAGCTGCCTACAAGGAGGATTTCCCTGTTGCACCTGGAGGAGATTCTCATAAACAGAATGAGCTGGGGGCGAGGGGAGTTCCACTGGGAAAGAAAACAACCAATGACCATCAGCCTGTGCCTCAAAATGATCAGGTAGCCCAACTTAAAGATGAAGAAGGAACCCTAGataaggaaaaggagaaaattggaaatgataaaaaacaacagatagaGAAAGAGGTTCAGGCAAGACTGGAAAAAGAACAGTTTGAGAGGGaggtaaaggaaaaaatggCCAGAGAGCGGGAGTTAGAGGAGGAAAGAGTAGCGAGAGAAAGGATAGAGAAAGAAGTGCAGGCAAGGTTGGAAAAAGAACggctggaaagagagagaaatgaaaagctgGCCGAAGAacaggagctggagaaagacagagcagaAGAAGATAAACTTGCACAGCAGAAAGCTGCAGATGAGAGGCTCCAGCAGGAGATTAAGAAAGCAGACAATGAAATACTTGAGAgagtgaggaaagaaaaggaggcagaggaggctCAGGAGAGGCTGGCCCAGCTGGAGCGAGTCATAGAAGCCCAGAAAGCTGAGAAAGCTGCACAGGGAGCTGAAAGAGAAGACGGCCAAGCTTTGAAGAAAGGAGGACGAGACCTCAAAGAGAAAGTTGCTGCTCAGGCGGACCCCGGAGAAGGTGCTGAAGACGGGGCTGTCAAAGCCAAGGCTCACCCTCAGGGCTCCCATGAGAAGGTCAGGGATCAGGGGGAGATGGATCTAAGACGGAGGCGCAGGGCAGTGGGACCTAAAGAGGCTGGAGGGCCCCCAGAGGAGACTGGTGTGTCCAGGGGGATGCCTGGGCTGGAGCCCCTGCTGGAGCTGGGGGGCTCAGACCTGCACGCGGCCCTGGAGGAGCAGCTACTGGCCGGGGCGATGGTGCATTCACGGCAGATTAAACAGGCCTCAGAGGATGAGGGAGCGAAATAA